Proteins encoded by one window of Camelus bactrianus isolate YW-2024 breed Bactrian camel chromosome 9, ASM4877302v1, whole genome shotgun sequence:
- the RHOC gene encoding rho-related GTP-binding protein RhoC isoform X1: MLFAPAMAAIRKKLVIVGDGACGKTCLLIVFSKDQFPEVYVPTVFENYIADIEVDGKQVELALWDTAGQEDYDRLRPLSYPDTDVILMCFSIDSPDSLENIPEKWTPEVKHFCPNVPIILVGNKKDLRQDEHTRRELAKMKQEPVRSEEGRDMANRISAFGYLECSAKTKEGVREVFEMATRAGLQVRKNKRRRGCPIL, encoded by the exons ATGCTCTTCG ccccaGCCATGGCTGCAATCCGAAAGAAGCTGGTGATTGTGGGCGATGGGGCCTGTGGGAAGACCTGCCTCCTCATTGTCTTCAGCAAGGATCAGTTCCCAGAGGTCTACGTCCCTACTGTCTTTGAGAACTACATCGCAGACATAGAGGTGGATGGCAAGCAG GTGGAGCTGGCTCTGTGGGACACGGCAGGACAGGAAGACTATGATCGCCTGCGGCCTCTCTCCTACCCGGACACTGACGTCATCCTCATGTGCTTCTCCATCGATAGCCCCGACAGTCTGG AAAACATTCCTGAGAAGTGGACCCCAGAGGTGAAGCACTTTTGCCCCAACGTGCCCATCATCCTAGTGGGGAATAAGAAGGACCTGAGGCAAGATGAACATACCCGGAGGGAGCTGGCCAAGATGAAGCAG GAGCCTGTTCGATCTGAGGAAGGCCGGGACATGGCGAACCGGATCAGTGCCTTTGGCTACCTTGAGTGCTCAGCTAAGACCAAGGAGGGGGTGCGGGAGGTGTTTGAGATGGCTACTCGAGCTGGCCTCCAGGTCCGCAAGAATAAACGCCGGAGGGGCTGTCCCATTCTCTGA
- the MOV10 gene encoding helicase MOV-10 isoform X1 translates to MPSKFSCRQLRETGQCFENFLAVRGLDMETDRERLRTIYNQDFKTSFGTPAPGFSSMLYGMKIASLAYVTKTRVRFFRLDRWADVWFPEKRKVKLGSDISKHHKSLLAEIFYDRAEYLHGKHGVDVEVQGPHEARDGQLLIRLDLNRKEVLTLKLRNGGTQPVTLTHLFPLCRTPQFAFYNGDQELPCPLGPGECYELHVHCKTSFVGYFPATVLWELLGPGEPGSEGAGTFYVARFLAAVAHSPLAAQLKPTTPFKRTQITRNPVVTSRIEEGERPDRAKSYDLELSMALGTYYPPPRLRQLLPILLRGTSIFTAPKEIAEIKAQLETTLKWRNYEVKLRLLLHLEELQMEHDIRHYDLESVPMTWDPVDQNPGLLTLEVPGVAESRPSVLRGDHLFALLSSETHHEDPVTYKGFVHKVELDRVKLSFSTSLLSRFVDGLTFKVNFTFNRQPLRVQHRALELTGRWLLWPMLFPVAARGVPLLPSDVKLKLYDRSLESNPEQLQAMKHIVMGTTRPAPYIIFGPPGTGKTVTLVEAIKQVVKHLPKAHILACAPSNSGADLLCQRLRVHLPSSIYRLLAPSRDIRMVPEDIKPCCNWDAKKGDYVFPSKKKLQEYRVLITTLITASRLVSAQFPIDHFTHIFIDEAGHSMEPESLVAIAGLMEVKEADNPGGQLVLAGDPRQLGPVLRCPLTQKYGLGYSLLERLLTYNALYKKGPEGFNPQFITKLLRNYRSHPTILDIPNRLYYEGELQACADVVDRERFCRWEGLPRQGFPIIFHGVMGKDEREGNSPSFFNPEEAATVTSYLKQLLAPSSKKGKARLSPRSVGVISPYRKQVEKIRYCITKLDKELRGLDDIKDLKVGSVEEFQGQERSVILISTVRSSQSFVQLDLDFNLGFLKNPKRFNVAVTRAKALLIVVGNPLLLGHDPDWKAFLEFCKENGGYTGCPFPAKLDLQQGQNLLQGLSKLSPSTSGPHCHDHLPQEREGEGGLSLQVEPEWRNEL, encoded by the exons CTTTGGGACCCCCGCCCCTGGCTTCTCCTCCATGCTGTATGGAATGAAGATCGCAAGTCTGGCCTACGTCACCAAAACTCGGGTCAGATTCTTCAGACTCGACCGCTGGGCCGACGTGTGGTTCCCAGAAAAGAGGAAAGTGAAGCTGGGGTCAGATATCAGCAAACACCACAAGTCACTGCTGGCTGAGATCTTTTATGACAG GGCTGAGTATCTTCACGGGAAGCATGGGGTGGACGTGGAAGTCCAGGGGCCCCATGAAGCCCGCGATGGGCAGCTCCTTATCCGCCTGGATTTGAACCGTAAGGAGGTGCTGACCCTGAAGCTTCGGAATGGAGGAACCCAGCCTGTCACCCTCACCCACCTCTTCCCACTCTGCCGGACCCCCCAGTTTGCCTTCTACAATGGAGACCAGGAGCTGCCCTGCCCCCTGGGCCCCG GTGAATGCTATGAGCTCCATGTCCACTGTAAGACCAGCTTTGTGGGCTACTTCCCAGCCACGGTGCTCTGGGAGCTGCTGGGACCCGGGGAGCCAGGTTCAGAAGGAGCTGGCACTTTCTACGTTGCTCGCTTCTTGGCTGCCGTCGCCCACAGTCCCCTGGCAGCACAGCTGAAACCCACGACTCCCTTCAAGCGGACCCAGATCACTAGAAACCCTGTAGTGACCAGCCGgatagaggaaggagagagacccGACCG TGCTAAGAGCTATGACCTGGAGTTAAGTATGGCACTGGGGACGTACTACCCACCCCCCCGCCTCCGGCAGCTGCTCCCCATCCTTCTTCGGGGAACAAGTATCTTCACTGCCCCAAAGGAGATTGCTGAGATCAA GGCCCAGCTGGAGACAACCCTGAAGTGGAGGAATTATGAGGTTAAGCTGCGGCTGCTGCTGCACCTGGAGGAGCTGCAGATGGAGCATGATATCCGGCACTATGATCTGGAGTCGGTGCCCATGACCTGGGACCCTGTAGACCAGAACCCCGGGCTGCTCACGCTGGAG GTTCCCGGGGTGGCTGAGAGCCGCCCCTCCGTGCTGCGGGGTGACCACCTGTTTGCCCTGTTGTCCTCCGAGACACATCATGAGGATCCCGTCACCTACAAGGGCTTTGTGCACAAGGTGGAACTGGACCGTGTGAAGCTGAGCTTTTCCACGAG CCTCCTGAGCCGCTTTGTGGATGGGCTGACCTTCAAGGTGAACTTCACCTTCAACCGCCAGCCCCTGCGAGTGCAGCACCGCGCCCTGGAGCTGACAGGGCGCTGGCTGCTGTGGCCCATGCTCTTCCCTGTGGCCGCCCGAGGGGTCCCGCTGCTGCCCTCAGATGTGAAGCTCAA GCTGTATGACCGGAGTCTGGAGTCAAACCCCGAGCAGCTGCAGGCCATGAAGCACATTGTTATGGGCACCACCCGTCCTGCCCCCTACATCATCTTTGGGCCTCCGGGCACTGGCAAGACTGTCACCTTAGTGGAAGCCATCAAGCAG GTGGTGAAGCACTTGCCCAAAGCCCACATCCTGGCCTGCGCACCGTCCAACTCAGGGGCGGACCTCCTCTGCCAGCGGCTCCGGGTCCACCTGCCCAGCTCCATCTACCGCCTCCTGGCCCCCAGCAGGGACATCCGCATGGTGCCTGAGGACATCAAG CCCTGCTGTAACTGGGATGCAAAGAAGGGGGATTACGTGTTTCCCTCCAAGAAGAAGCTGCAGGAATATCGTGTCTTAATTACCACTCTCATCACTGCCAGCAG GTTGGTCTCGGCCCAGTTTCCCATTGATCACTTCACACACATCTTCATCGATGAGGCTGGCCACTCCATGGAGCCAGAGAGCCTGGTGGCCATAGCAG GGCTGATGGAAGTCAAGGAAGCAGATAATCCAGGAGGGCAGCTGGTGCTGGCAGGAGACCCTCGGCAACTGGGGCCTGTGCTGCGTTGCCCACTGACCCAGAAGTATGGGCTGGGGTACTCACTGCTGGAGCGGCTGCTCACCTACAATGCCCTGTACAAGAAGGGTCCCGAGGGCTTTAACCCCCAGTTCATAACCAAGCTGCTTCGCAACTACAG gtctCACCCCACCATCCTGGACATTCCTAACCGGCTCTATTATGAAGGGGAGCTGCAGGCCTGTGCGGATGTTGTGGACCGAGAGCGCTTCTGCCGTTGGGAGGGTCTCCCTCGACAG GGCTTTCCCATCATCTTTCACGGCGTGATGGGCAAGGATGAGCGTGAGGGCAACAGCCCATCCTTCTTCAACCCCGAAGAGGCTGCCACTGTGACTTCCTACCTGAAGCAGCTCCTGGCCCCCTCCTCCAAGAAGGGCAAAGCCCGTCTGAGCCCCCGAAGCGTGGGCGTCATCTCCCCATACCGGAAGCAG GTGGAAAAAATCCGTTACTGCATCACCAAACTTGACAAGGAGCTTCGGGGACTGGATGACATCAAGGACTTGAAG GTGGGCTCCGTGGAAGAGTTCCAAGGCCAGGAGCGCAGCGTCATCCTCATCTCCACCGTGCGGAGCAGCCAGAGCTTTGTGCAGCTGGATCTGGACTTTAACCTGGGTTTCCTTAAGAACCCCAAG AGGTTCAATGTGGCTGTGACCCGGGCCAAGGCTCTGCTCATCGTGGTGGGCAACCCACTCCTCCTGGGCCACGACCCCGACTGGAAAGC ATTCCTGGAGTTCTGTAAAGAAAACGGGGGGTACACTGGGTGCCCCTTCCCTGCCAAACTGGACCTGCAGCAGGGACAGAACTTACTCCAAGGTCTAAGCAAACTCAGCCCCTCTACCTCAG GGCCCCACTGTCACGACCACCTTCCCCAGGAGCGGGAGGGTGAAGGGGGCCTGTCCCTGCAAGTGGAGCCAGAGTGGAGGAATGagctctga
- the RHOC gene encoding rho-related GTP-binding protein RhoC isoform X2: MAAIRKKLVIVGDGACGKTCLLIVFSKDQFPEVYVPTVFENYIADIEVDGKQVELALWDTAGQEDYDRLRPLSYPDTDVILMCFSIDSPDSLENIPEKWTPEVKHFCPNVPIILVGNKKDLRQDEHTRRELAKMKQEPVRSEEGRDMANRISAFGYLECSAKTKEGVREVFEMATRAGLQVRKNKRRRGCPIL; the protein is encoded by the exons ATGGCTGCAATCCGAAAGAAGCTGGTGATTGTGGGCGATGGGGCCTGTGGGAAGACCTGCCTCCTCATTGTCTTCAGCAAGGATCAGTTCCCAGAGGTCTACGTCCCTACTGTCTTTGAGAACTACATCGCAGACATAGAGGTGGATGGCAAGCAG GTGGAGCTGGCTCTGTGGGACACGGCAGGACAGGAAGACTATGATCGCCTGCGGCCTCTCTCCTACCCGGACACTGACGTCATCCTCATGTGCTTCTCCATCGATAGCCCCGACAGTCTGG AAAACATTCCTGAGAAGTGGACCCCAGAGGTGAAGCACTTTTGCCCCAACGTGCCCATCATCCTAGTGGGGAATAAGAAGGACCTGAGGCAAGATGAACATACCCGGAGGGAGCTGGCCAAGATGAAGCAG GAGCCTGTTCGATCTGAGGAAGGCCGGGACATGGCGAACCGGATCAGTGCCTTTGGCTACCTTGAGTGCTCAGCTAAGACCAAGGAGGGGGTGCGGGAGGTGTTTGAGATGGCTACTCGAGCTGGCCTCCAGGTCCGCAAGAATAAACGCCGGAGGGGCTGTCCCATTCTCTGA
- the MOV10 gene encoding helicase MOV-10 isoform X3, with protein MLYGMKIASLAYVTKTRVRFFRLDRWADVWFPEKRKVKLGSDISKHHKSLLAEIFYDRAEYLHGKHGVDVEVQGPHEARDGQLLIRLDLNRKEVLTLKLRNGGTQPVTLTHLFPLCRTPQFAFYNGDQELPCPLGPGECYELHVHCKTSFVGYFPATVLWELLGPGEPGSEGAGTFYVARFLAAVAHSPLAAQLKPTTPFKRTQITRNPVVTSRIEEGERPDRAKSYDLELSMALGTYYPPPRLRQLLPILLRGTSIFTAPKEIAEIKAQLETTLKWRNYEVKLRLLLHLEELQMEHDIRHYDLESVPMTWDPVDQNPGLLTLEVPGVAESRPSVLRGDHLFALLSSETHHEDPVTYKGFVHKVELDRVKLSFSTSLLSRFVDGLTFKVNFTFNRQPLRVQHRALELTGRWLLWPMLFPVAARGVPLLPSDVKLKLYDRSLESNPEQLQAMKHIVMGTTRPAPYIIFGPPGTGKTVTLVEAIKQVVKHLPKAHILACAPSNSGADLLCQRLRVHLPSSIYRLLAPSRDIRMVPEDIKPCCNWDAKKGDYVFPSKKKLQEYRVLITTLITASRLVSAQFPIDHFTHIFIDEAGHSMEPESLVAIAGLMEVKEADNPGGQLVLAGDPRQLGPVLRCPLTQKYGLGYSLLERLLTYNALYKKGPEGFNPQFITKLLRNYRSHPTILDIPNRLYYEGELQACADVVDRERFCRWEGLPRQGFPIIFHGVMGKDEREGNSPSFFNPEEAATVTSYLKQLLAPSSKKGKARLSPRSVGVISPYRKQVEKIRYCITKLDKELRGLDDIKDLKVGSVEEFQGQERSVILISTVRSSQSFVQLDLDFNLGFLKNPKRFNVAVTRAKALLIVVGNPLLLGHDPDWKAFLEFCKENGGYTGCPFPAKLDLQQGQNLLQGLSKLSPSTSGPHCHDHLPQEREGEGGLSLQVEPEWRNEL; from the exons ATGCTGTATGGAATGAAGATCGCAAGTCTGGCCTACGTCACCAAAACTCGGGTCAGATTCTTCAGACTCGACCGCTGGGCCGACGTGTGGTTCCCAGAAAAGAGGAAAGTGAAGCTGGGGTCAGATATCAGCAAACACCACAAGTCACTGCTGGCTGAGATCTTTTATGACAG GGCTGAGTATCTTCACGGGAAGCATGGGGTGGACGTGGAAGTCCAGGGGCCCCATGAAGCCCGCGATGGGCAGCTCCTTATCCGCCTGGATTTGAACCGTAAGGAGGTGCTGACCCTGAAGCTTCGGAATGGAGGAACCCAGCCTGTCACCCTCACCCACCTCTTCCCACTCTGCCGGACCCCCCAGTTTGCCTTCTACAATGGAGACCAGGAGCTGCCCTGCCCCCTGGGCCCCG GTGAATGCTATGAGCTCCATGTCCACTGTAAGACCAGCTTTGTGGGCTACTTCCCAGCCACGGTGCTCTGGGAGCTGCTGGGACCCGGGGAGCCAGGTTCAGAAGGAGCTGGCACTTTCTACGTTGCTCGCTTCTTGGCTGCCGTCGCCCACAGTCCCCTGGCAGCACAGCTGAAACCCACGACTCCCTTCAAGCGGACCCAGATCACTAGAAACCCTGTAGTGACCAGCCGgatagaggaaggagagagacccGACCG TGCTAAGAGCTATGACCTGGAGTTAAGTATGGCACTGGGGACGTACTACCCACCCCCCCGCCTCCGGCAGCTGCTCCCCATCCTTCTTCGGGGAACAAGTATCTTCACTGCCCCAAAGGAGATTGCTGAGATCAA GGCCCAGCTGGAGACAACCCTGAAGTGGAGGAATTATGAGGTTAAGCTGCGGCTGCTGCTGCACCTGGAGGAGCTGCAGATGGAGCATGATATCCGGCACTATGATCTGGAGTCGGTGCCCATGACCTGGGACCCTGTAGACCAGAACCCCGGGCTGCTCACGCTGGAG GTTCCCGGGGTGGCTGAGAGCCGCCCCTCCGTGCTGCGGGGTGACCACCTGTTTGCCCTGTTGTCCTCCGAGACACATCATGAGGATCCCGTCACCTACAAGGGCTTTGTGCACAAGGTGGAACTGGACCGTGTGAAGCTGAGCTTTTCCACGAG CCTCCTGAGCCGCTTTGTGGATGGGCTGACCTTCAAGGTGAACTTCACCTTCAACCGCCAGCCCCTGCGAGTGCAGCACCGCGCCCTGGAGCTGACAGGGCGCTGGCTGCTGTGGCCCATGCTCTTCCCTGTGGCCGCCCGAGGGGTCCCGCTGCTGCCCTCAGATGTGAAGCTCAA GCTGTATGACCGGAGTCTGGAGTCAAACCCCGAGCAGCTGCAGGCCATGAAGCACATTGTTATGGGCACCACCCGTCCTGCCCCCTACATCATCTTTGGGCCTCCGGGCACTGGCAAGACTGTCACCTTAGTGGAAGCCATCAAGCAG GTGGTGAAGCACTTGCCCAAAGCCCACATCCTGGCCTGCGCACCGTCCAACTCAGGGGCGGACCTCCTCTGCCAGCGGCTCCGGGTCCACCTGCCCAGCTCCATCTACCGCCTCCTGGCCCCCAGCAGGGACATCCGCATGGTGCCTGAGGACATCAAG CCCTGCTGTAACTGGGATGCAAAGAAGGGGGATTACGTGTTTCCCTCCAAGAAGAAGCTGCAGGAATATCGTGTCTTAATTACCACTCTCATCACTGCCAGCAG GTTGGTCTCGGCCCAGTTTCCCATTGATCACTTCACACACATCTTCATCGATGAGGCTGGCCACTCCATGGAGCCAGAGAGCCTGGTGGCCATAGCAG GGCTGATGGAAGTCAAGGAAGCAGATAATCCAGGAGGGCAGCTGGTGCTGGCAGGAGACCCTCGGCAACTGGGGCCTGTGCTGCGTTGCCCACTGACCCAGAAGTATGGGCTGGGGTACTCACTGCTGGAGCGGCTGCTCACCTACAATGCCCTGTACAAGAAGGGTCCCGAGGGCTTTAACCCCCAGTTCATAACCAAGCTGCTTCGCAACTACAG gtctCACCCCACCATCCTGGACATTCCTAACCGGCTCTATTATGAAGGGGAGCTGCAGGCCTGTGCGGATGTTGTGGACCGAGAGCGCTTCTGCCGTTGGGAGGGTCTCCCTCGACAG GGCTTTCCCATCATCTTTCACGGCGTGATGGGCAAGGATGAGCGTGAGGGCAACAGCCCATCCTTCTTCAACCCCGAAGAGGCTGCCACTGTGACTTCCTACCTGAAGCAGCTCCTGGCCCCCTCCTCCAAGAAGGGCAAAGCCCGTCTGAGCCCCCGAAGCGTGGGCGTCATCTCCCCATACCGGAAGCAG GTGGAAAAAATCCGTTACTGCATCACCAAACTTGACAAGGAGCTTCGGGGACTGGATGACATCAAGGACTTGAAG GTGGGCTCCGTGGAAGAGTTCCAAGGCCAGGAGCGCAGCGTCATCCTCATCTCCACCGTGCGGAGCAGCCAGAGCTTTGTGCAGCTGGATCTGGACTTTAACCTGGGTTTCCTTAAGAACCCCAAG AGGTTCAATGTGGCTGTGACCCGGGCCAAGGCTCTGCTCATCGTGGTGGGCAACCCACTCCTCCTGGGCCACGACCCCGACTGGAAAGC ATTCCTGGAGTTCTGTAAAGAAAACGGGGGGTACACTGGGTGCCCCTTCCCTGCCAAACTGGACCTGCAGCAGGGACAGAACTTACTCCAAGGTCTAAGCAAACTCAGCCCCTCTACCTCAG GGCCCCACTGTCACGACCACCTTCCCCAGGAGCGGGAGGGTGAAGGGGGCCTGTCCCTGCAAGTGGAGCCAGAGTGGAGGAATGagctctga
- the MOV10 gene encoding helicase MOV-10 isoform X2 yields MYSTRIGAFLNNFGTPAPGFSSMLYGMKIASLAYVTKTRVRFFRLDRWADVWFPEKRKVKLGSDISKHHKSLLAEIFYDRAEYLHGKHGVDVEVQGPHEARDGQLLIRLDLNRKEVLTLKLRNGGTQPVTLTHLFPLCRTPQFAFYNGDQELPCPLGPGECYELHVHCKTSFVGYFPATVLWELLGPGEPGSEGAGTFYVARFLAAVAHSPLAAQLKPTTPFKRTQITRNPVVTSRIEEGERPDRAKSYDLELSMALGTYYPPPRLRQLLPILLRGTSIFTAPKEIAEIKAQLETTLKWRNYEVKLRLLLHLEELQMEHDIRHYDLESVPMTWDPVDQNPGLLTLEVPGVAESRPSVLRGDHLFALLSSETHHEDPVTYKGFVHKVELDRVKLSFSTSLLSRFVDGLTFKVNFTFNRQPLRVQHRALELTGRWLLWPMLFPVAARGVPLLPSDVKLKLYDRSLESNPEQLQAMKHIVMGTTRPAPYIIFGPPGTGKTVTLVEAIKQVVKHLPKAHILACAPSNSGADLLCQRLRVHLPSSIYRLLAPSRDIRMVPEDIKPCCNWDAKKGDYVFPSKKKLQEYRVLITTLITASRLVSAQFPIDHFTHIFIDEAGHSMEPESLVAIAGLMEVKEADNPGGQLVLAGDPRQLGPVLRCPLTQKYGLGYSLLERLLTYNALYKKGPEGFNPQFITKLLRNYRSHPTILDIPNRLYYEGELQACADVVDRERFCRWEGLPRQGFPIIFHGVMGKDEREGNSPSFFNPEEAATVTSYLKQLLAPSSKKGKARLSPRSVGVISPYRKQVEKIRYCITKLDKELRGLDDIKDLKVGSVEEFQGQERSVILISTVRSSQSFVQLDLDFNLGFLKNPKRFNVAVTRAKALLIVVGNPLLLGHDPDWKAFLEFCKENGGYTGCPFPAKLDLQQGQNLLQGLSKLSPSTSGPHCHDHLPQEREGEGGLSLQVEPEWRNEL; encoded by the exons ATGTACAGTACAAGAATCGGTGCTTTTTTGAACAA CTTTGGGACCCCCGCCCCTGGCTTCTCCTCCATGCTGTATGGAATGAAGATCGCAAGTCTGGCCTACGTCACCAAAACTCGGGTCAGATTCTTCAGACTCGACCGCTGGGCCGACGTGTGGTTCCCAGAAAAGAGGAAAGTGAAGCTGGGGTCAGATATCAGCAAACACCACAAGTCACTGCTGGCTGAGATCTTTTATGACAG GGCTGAGTATCTTCACGGGAAGCATGGGGTGGACGTGGAAGTCCAGGGGCCCCATGAAGCCCGCGATGGGCAGCTCCTTATCCGCCTGGATTTGAACCGTAAGGAGGTGCTGACCCTGAAGCTTCGGAATGGAGGAACCCAGCCTGTCACCCTCACCCACCTCTTCCCACTCTGCCGGACCCCCCAGTTTGCCTTCTACAATGGAGACCAGGAGCTGCCCTGCCCCCTGGGCCCCG GTGAATGCTATGAGCTCCATGTCCACTGTAAGACCAGCTTTGTGGGCTACTTCCCAGCCACGGTGCTCTGGGAGCTGCTGGGACCCGGGGAGCCAGGTTCAGAAGGAGCTGGCACTTTCTACGTTGCTCGCTTCTTGGCTGCCGTCGCCCACAGTCCCCTGGCAGCACAGCTGAAACCCACGACTCCCTTCAAGCGGACCCAGATCACTAGAAACCCTGTAGTGACCAGCCGgatagaggaaggagagagacccGACCG TGCTAAGAGCTATGACCTGGAGTTAAGTATGGCACTGGGGACGTACTACCCACCCCCCCGCCTCCGGCAGCTGCTCCCCATCCTTCTTCGGGGAACAAGTATCTTCACTGCCCCAAAGGAGATTGCTGAGATCAA GGCCCAGCTGGAGACAACCCTGAAGTGGAGGAATTATGAGGTTAAGCTGCGGCTGCTGCTGCACCTGGAGGAGCTGCAGATGGAGCATGATATCCGGCACTATGATCTGGAGTCGGTGCCCATGACCTGGGACCCTGTAGACCAGAACCCCGGGCTGCTCACGCTGGAG GTTCCCGGGGTGGCTGAGAGCCGCCCCTCCGTGCTGCGGGGTGACCACCTGTTTGCCCTGTTGTCCTCCGAGACACATCATGAGGATCCCGTCACCTACAAGGGCTTTGTGCACAAGGTGGAACTGGACCGTGTGAAGCTGAGCTTTTCCACGAG CCTCCTGAGCCGCTTTGTGGATGGGCTGACCTTCAAGGTGAACTTCACCTTCAACCGCCAGCCCCTGCGAGTGCAGCACCGCGCCCTGGAGCTGACAGGGCGCTGGCTGCTGTGGCCCATGCTCTTCCCTGTGGCCGCCCGAGGGGTCCCGCTGCTGCCCTCAGATGTGAAGCTCAA GCTGTATGACCGGAGTCTGGAGTCAAACCCCGAGCAGCTGCAGGCCATGAAGCACATTGTTATGGGCACCACCCGTCCTGCCCCCTACATCATCTTTGGGCCTCCGGGCACTGGCAAGACTGTCACCTTAGTGGAAGCCATCAAGCAG GTGGTGAAGCACTTGCCCAAAGCCCACATCCTGGCCTGCGCACCGTCCAACTCAGGGGCGGACCTCCTCTGCCAGCGGCTCCGGGTCCACCTGCCCAGCTCCATCTACCGCCTCCTGGCCCCCAGCAGGGACATCCGCATGGTGCCTGAGGACATCAAG CCCTGCTGTAACTGGGATGCAAAGAAGGGGGATTACGTGTTTCCCTCCAAGAAGAAGCTGCAGGAATATCGTGTCTTAATTACCACTCTCATCACTGCCAGCAG GTTGGTCTCGGCCCAGTTTCCCATTGATCACTTCACACACATCTTCATCGATGAGGCTGGCCACTCCATGGAGCCAGAGAGCCTGGTGGCCATAGCAG GGCTGATGGAAGTCAAGGAAGCAGATAATCCAGGAGGGCAGCTGGTGCTGGCAGGAGACCCTCGGCAACTGGGGCCTGTGCTGCGTTGCCCACTGACCCAGAAGTATGGGCTGGGGTACTCACTGCTGGAGCGGCTGCTCACCTACAATGCCCTGTACAAGAAGGGTCCCGAGGGCTTTAACCCCCAGTTCATAACCAAGCTGCTTCGCAACTACAG gtctCACCCCACCATCCTGGACATTCCTAACCGGCTCTATTATGAAGGGGAGCTGCAGGCCTGTGCGGATGTTGTGGACCGAGAGCGCTTCTGCCGTTGGGAGGGTCTCCCTCGACAG GGCTTTCCCATCATCTTTCACGGCGTGATGGGCAAGGATGAGCGTGAGGGCAACAGCCCATCCTTCTTCAACCCCGAAGAGGCTGCCACTGTGACTTCCTACCTGAAGCAGCTCCTGGCCCCCTCCTCCAAGAAGGGCAAAGCCCGTCTGAGCCCCCGAAGCGTGGGCGTCATCTCCCCATACCGGAAGCAG GTGGAAAAAATCCGTTACTGCATCACCAAACTTGACAAGGAGCTTCGGGGACTGGATGACATCAAGGACTTGAAG GTGGGCTCCGTGGAAGAGTTCCAAGGCCAGGAGCGCAGCGTCATCCTCATCTCCACCGTGCGGAGCAGCCAGAGCTTTGTGCAGCTGGATCTGGACTTTAACCTGGGTTTCCTTAAGAACCCCAAG AGGTTCAATGTGGCTGTGACCCGGGCCAAGGCTCTGCTCATCGTGGTGGGCAACCCACTCCTCCTGGGCCACGACCCCGACTGGAAAGC ATTCCTGGAGTTCTGTAAAGAAAACGGGGGGTACACTGGGTGCCCCTTCCCTGCCAAACTGGACCTGCAGCAGGGACAGAACTTACTCCAAGGTCTAAGCAAACTCAGCCCCTCTACCTCAG GGCCCCACTGTCACGACCACCTTCCCCAGGAGCGGGAGGGTGAAGGGGGCCTGTCCCTGCAAGTGGAGCCAGAGTGGAGGAATGagctctga